GTTATTGAGGCACGTGCAAAAGCAACATCTGTTAATATAGATGCAAACAATCTTACGCCAGAAGCAATCTCTAACTTCCAACAAGCTCAAAGTGGTTTGTCTGGGGCACTATCTAGATTGTTAGTAACTGTTGAGCGTTATCCAGACCTAAAAGCAAATCAAAATTTCCTAAATCTGCAATCTCAATTAGAAGGCACAGAGAATAGAATTAATGTTGCAAGAGATCGTTACAATGCTCAAGTAGGTGAATATGAAAAATACACCAACAAATTTCCGAACTCAATCTTTGCAGGTTGGTTTGGCTTTGAAGAAATGACGCGTTATGAAGCAGATGCAGGTAGTGAAAATGCGCCAGATGTAGATTTCGATTTTAATTAAGCCTATGTCTAAAGTTGAAGATTTTCTTACTAAAAACGACGAAGCAGAAATTGTTGAAGCTATTCGTGTAGCAGAAAAACAAACGTCTGGTGAAATACGCGTGCATTTAGAAAAAACCTATGATGGTGATCATTTTGATCGTGCGTTAGAGTTATTTCATCAATTAAAGATGGATAATACAAAGCAGGAAAATGGTGTGCTAATATACGTGGCTGTAGAGGATAAAAGCTTTGTTATTTATGGCGATAAAGGTATTAACGATGTTGTGCCTAATAATTTTTGGGAAAGCACTAGAGATGCCATGCAAGCCGAATTTAAAAAAGGTGATTTTAAACAAGGGTTAATTAATGGAGTATTGAGTGCAGGACAACAATTGCAAGCCCATTTTCCTTGGGATGCAGATGATGTAAATGAGCTTTCTGATGAAATCTCTAAAAGCTAATGCATAAATTAACAAACATATTACTTGTTTTAAGCTTAGCTATTGGTCAAATGGTTGTTGCGCAGCGCGATATACCAGAAAAACCAAGTGGCGCAGATAATCAAAAACCAGTATTTGATTATGCTGAAATTTTATCTGATGCTGAAGAAGCGCAACTTAATACTAAGCTAATAAGTTATGCAGACACTACATCTACGCAAATTGTAATTGCCACTATTGAGTCTTTAGAAGGAGAATATATTGGTTTATATGCGCCTAAATGGGCTCAAGAATGGGGTATTGGTCAATCTCAAGAAGATAATGGTCTCTTTATCTTACTTTCAGAAAGTGATCGCAAAATTTGGATAACTACAGGTTATGGTCTGGAAGAATATATGACAGACTATAGAACAAAAGAGATTATAGATAAAATTATAATACCAGAATTTAAATCTGGTAGCTATTATAGAGGTTTAGATAAAGGAACCACTGCAATATTTCAAGTTCTCGACGGAACCTTTAAAGGTACACGCCAATCTAATAGTAATGATGGCTTACCTATGGGTGTTATACTTTTCATTATTTTCATAATTATATTTATTGCACTTGCTAGCAAACGTGGCGGAAAAGGCGGCGGTTCTGGAACAAGACGTGCTGGAGACTCCTTGTTAGATGTTATAATCCTTAGCAGTATGGGTCGCGGCAGTTTTGGCGGCGGCGGTGGCTTTGGTGGCTCTTCTGGCGGCGGCTTCGGCGGTGGCGGTTTTGGTGGTGGCTTTGGTGGCGGTGGCTTTGGCGGCGGCGGCGCTGGTGGTGGCTGGTAATCTGCAGAGCATATATTTAACCAGAACCTTTTAAGATCCATTACCCTATTTTATGTCTTCAAAAACTAATTATTTAGAAATAAACAGAACATCATGGAATGCTCGTACAACACATCATATTACTTCAGAGTTTTATGATGTTAAAGGGTTTTTAGAAGGCAATACTTCACTTAAGTCTATAGAGTTAGAATTGCTAGGAGATGTAAAAGGAAAATCTATTCTTCATTTGCAATGCCACTTTGGTCAAGACACTATTTCTTTAGCTCGTTTAGGTGCCGAATGCACAGGTGTAGATTTGTCTGACAAAGCAATTGAGGCTGCAGAGCAATTGGCAGATAAAGCTAATATTGAAGCGTCTTTTATATGCTCAGATGTTTATGATTTGCCAAATAATTTAGAATCGAAATTTGATATTGTTTATACAAGTTATGGTGTTATAGGTTGGCTACCAGATTTAGATGCTTGGGCAAGAGTGATATCTAAGTTTTTGAAGCCTTCAGGAAAATTAGTTTTTGTAGAGTTTCATCCTGTAGTCTGGATGTTTGATGATGATTTTAAACATATTAACTATTCTTATTTTAATAAGGGTGAAATTGTAGAGACAGAAACGGGTACATATGCTCAAAAAGACGCGGATATTACAAACGATTATGTTTGTTGGAACCATAGTATGAGTGAAGTTGTAAATAGTTTAATTAAAAACGGATTGCAAATAAGTACTTTAAATGAGTATGACTACTCACCTTATAACTGTTTTAATAATACCGTGGAGTTTGTTTCAGGTAAATTTAGAATACAATCATTAGAAGAAAAAATACCAATGGTTTTTGCTATAAAAGCTACAAAAATATAAAGTGTGTGTTACTTAATATTATGCTTAAAACATAAGCTGTTTTCAACGTTTTTATATTGCCCATAATTAGGAATACGTTGGTAACCATATGAAGTGTAAAATGAAATAGCTGCTTTTTGTTTCTTGCCGGTTTCTAAAACACAGTTAAAATACCCTAATTCCTTAGCCCAATTTTCAAGAGCATCTAATAGTTTACTAGCAACAGATTTGCCTCTCTCATCTTGTAATACAAACATGCGTTTAATCTCGACCGTATTGTCATCAAAATGTTTAATAACACCACAGCCTATAGGTTTTTCATCGCTATAGGCTACAATAATATGGTTGTACTTGTTTGTATGATTAAATTGTTTGTAGAAAGCATGAAGAATCTCGCCATCTGCTTCAGCTAAATCCTTATTTAAAAGCGTTACTAAATAATTAAAATCTGAATCTTGAGATGTTGTTCTTTTTAAAGTCACCATCATTCAGCAGAGTCTAGTTATTTTTTTCTAAAGTAAATGCTAATAGGAACACCAGAAAAATCAAAGTTTTCTCTAAACTTGTTTTCAATAAAGCGCTTATATGGCTCTTTTATGTATTGCGGTAAGTTAGCAAAGAACGCAAATTGTGGTTGCGGTGTTGGTAACTGCATACAATACTTAATTTTAATATACTTTCCTTTAGTTGCTGGTGGTGGTTGGTTTTCTATAATAGGAAGCATTAAATCATTAAGTTTACTAGTCTTAATTTTTTGATTTCTTGCTTCGTATACTTCAACAGCAGTTTCAATAGCTTTGAAAATACGTTGTTTTGTTAAGGCAGATATAAAGATAATTGGCACATCTGTAAATGGTGCAATCTGTTCGTGAATATGCTTTGTAAACTCCTTTACGCTTTTGTGGTCTTTTTCAACTAAATCCCATTTGTTAACTAAGATCACTATTCCTTTTCGGTTACGTTCTGCTAGCCAGAAAATATTCTGTACTTGGTTATCAAAACCACGAGTAGCATCCATTACTAATAAACATACATCTGCATGTTCAATAGCGCGCACACTGCGCATTACAGAGTAAAATTCTAAATCTTCTTTAACTTTGGTTTTACGGCGTATTCCTGCAGTATCAACTAAATTAAACTCAAATCCAAAACGGTTGTATTTAGTGTCAATAGAGTCTCTTGTAGTGCCTGCAATGTCTGTTACGATATAACGGTCTTCGCCAATTAATGCATTTATAAATGAAGATTTACCCGCATTTGGTCTTCCTACAACAGCAAACCTAGGTAAGCTATCTTCTTCGCGTTCTTCTTTCTCTGGAAGAATCTTTACAAGCTCATCTAATAAATCACCTGTTCCTGCACCATTCATACTTCCAATAGCATGATATTCTCCTAAGCCAAGGTTGTAAAACTCCACAGCATCTGCGTGACGCTCTGCATTATCAACCTTATTTACAACAAGCATCATCGGCTTATTGCTACGGCGTAATAGTTTAGCAACATCTTCATCCATTCCAGTAATTCCAGATGTAACATCGACCATAAATAGGATGACATCTGCTTCATCTATAGCTAGCTCTACTTGCTTGTCTATTTCCTGTTCAAAAATATCATCAGACCCTACAACATATCCGCCAGTATCAATAAGTGTAAATTCTTTACCGTTCCAATCTGCCTTTCCGTAATGGCGATCACGTGTCACACCACTAATGGCGTCTGTAATGGCTTCTCGGCGTTGAATCATCCTGTTAAAGAATGTCGATTTACCTACATTTGGTCGTCCTACAATAGCTACAATAGCACTCATAATCTGTTTAATTTTGTGCAAAAATACGCTATTTGAGTTACGAATAACAGATATGAAACAACTAAGTTTGAGAGTGATTTAAAGTTACTTGCACCTTTGGTGTGGTGTTTAGCATAGTATTTATGGTCGTAAATTGAGAATATTCGCTTATTTTTCACTAAACTTGGCGTTCAATTTAATTTTTCTTTCCATATATGAGAATTATATATAGCTTTTTAGCCCTATTGCTATTTGTTGGTCCTACAACATTTGCACAAAAAGAAATTACACTAGAATCTATTTATGACGGTACGTTTAGACAAGAACGTTTACAATCTTTAAGATCATTAAATAATGGCGATGAGTATGTTGTACAGAATTACGACAGAGCAGCCAATACTATGACGGTAGATGTTTACAGTTATAAAACAGGTGAAAAAACACGAACGCTTATTAACTCTGCCGCTATTGAAGGATTACAGTATTTTCAAGGCTATGAACTTTCTAATAATGAAACCAAGGCTTTACTTTCAACCAATAACGAACAGATTTTTCGTAGATCCTCAAGAGGAATATATTATGTGTATGATTTAAACAATAAGGCAATTGTAAAAGTTAGTGAAAATAAAATACAAGAACCAACTTTATCTCCAGACGGCACAATGGTAGCCTATGTGTTTGAAAATAATATTTATATAAAGCACCTTGAATCTGGTGATACAGAACAGATTACTACAGATGGTGAAATTAATAGTATTATTAATGGTGTGACAGATTGGGTTTATGAAGAAGAATTTGCTTTTGTAAGAGCTTTTGATTGGAATGCAGACAGTAATAAGATTGCTTTTTTACAATTTGATGAATCTGAAGTTCCAGAATTCTCGATGGATCTTTTTAAGAAAGACCTTTATCCAACACAGGATGTATTTAAATACCCAAAAGCTGGAGAGAAGAATGCAGATGTAAGTTTACATATTTATGATCTAAATACTAAGCAAAGTATGCCGGTAAATCTTGGGAAAGAATATGAGTATCTGCCAAGATTAGAGTGGACAAAGAAAGCAAACATATTAAGTGTACAAGCGTTAAACAGATATCAAAACGATTTAGATTTAATTTTTGTTGATGCCGCTGCAAATACTTCAAAAGTTGTTCTTAATGAGAAGGATGAAGCATATATTGATATCACAGACAACCTTACATTTCTAAACGATAACAGTTTTATTTGGACATCAGAAAAAGATAACTGGAACCATATTTACCATTACTCTAAAGAAGGAAAATTAATTAATCAGGTTACAAAAGGAAATTGGGATGTGACAGATTACTATGGTTTTGACCAAAGAACAGGGCGCATCTATTTTCAAAGCACAGAAAATGGTAGCATAAATCGCGATGTATTTTCAATTAAGATGAATGGGAAAAACAAAGCTCAGCTAACTCAGAAAAGAGGAACCAACAGTGCAGACTTTAGTAGTGATTTTAGCTATTTCATTAATTCTTATACGAGCGCAAGAACACCTTACGAGTTTACTCTCATAGATTCTAAAACTGGAAAGAAAGTAAGAGATATAAAAGACAACAAAGCTTTGTTAGAGCAGTTGAAACCTTACAACTTGTCTTCTAAAGAATTTTCGACACTTAATGTTAATGGGAATGATTTAAATATGTGGATGATAAAACCACAAAATTTTGACCCTACAAAATCATATCCATTATTAATGTTTCAATATTCTGGTCCAGGTTCTCAATCTGTAACCAATTCATTTTATGGAACAAACGACTATTGGCACCAAATGCTTGCACAACAAGGTTACATAGTAGCTTGTGTAGATGGACGTGGTACAGGTTATAAAGGCGCAGATTTTAAGAAAGTGACTCAAAAAGAGTTAGGAAAGTATGAAGTTGAAGATCAAATACAGGCAGCAAAACAATTAGGAGCAGAGTCTTATATAGATGCTGAACGTATAGGTATTTGGGGTTGGAGCTATGGTGGCTTTATGTCTTCTAACTGTTTATTTAAAGGAAACGACACCTTTGCAATGGCTATTGCAGTAGCACCTGTAACAAGCTGGAGATTTTATGACAGTATATATACAGAACGTTATATGACAACACCACAAGAAAATGCAAGTGGTTATGATGATAACTCACCAATAAATCATGTTGATAAATTAAAAGGAGATTTCTTATTGGTACACGGTAGTGCAGATGATAATGTACACGTACAAAATACAATGCAAATGATTGAAGCCTTGATACAAGCCAACAAACAATTTGACTGGGCAATTTATCCAGATAAAAATCACG
This region of Croceibacter atlanticus HTCC2559 genomic DNA includes:
- a CDS encoding GNAT family N-acetyltransferase produces the protein MMVTLKRTTSQDSDFNYLVTLLNKDLAEADGEILHAFYKQFNHTNKYNHIIVAYSDEKPIGCGVIKHFDDNTVEIKRMFVLQDERGKSVASKLLDALENWAKELGYFNCVLETGKKQKAAISFYTSYGYQRIPNYGQYKNVENSLCFKHNIK
- a CDS encoding S9 family peptidase, which codes for MRIIYSFLALLLFVGPTTFAQKEITLESIYDGTFRQERLQSLRSLNNGDEYVVQNYDRAANTMTVDVYSYKTGEKTRTLINSAAIEGLQYFQGYELSNNETKALLSTNNEQIFRRSSRGIYYVYDLNNKAIVKVSENKIQEPTLSPDGTMVAYVFENNIYIKHLESGDTEQITTDGEINSIINGVTDWVYEEEFAFVRAFDWNADSNKIAFLQFDESEVPEFSMDLFKKDLYPTQDVFKYPKAGEKNADVSLHIYDLNTKQSMPVNLGKEYEYLPRLEWTKKANILSVQALNRYQNDLDLIFVDAAANTSKVVLNEKDEAYIDITDNLTFLNDNSFIWTSEKDNWNHIYHYSKEGKLINQVTKGNWDVTDYYGFDQRTGRIYFQSTENGSINRDVFSIKMNGKNKAQLTQKRGTNSADFSSDFSYFINSYTSARTPYEFTLIDSKTGKKVRDIKDNKALLEQLKPYNLSSKEFSTLNVNGNDLNMWMIKPQNFDPTKSYPLLMFQYSGPGSQSVTNSFYGTNDYWHQMLAQQGYIVACVDGRGTGYKGADFKKVTQKELGKYEVEDQIQAAKQLGAESYIDAERIGIWGWSYGGFMSSNCLFKGNDTFAMAIAVAPVTSWRFYDSIYTERYMTTPQENASGYDDNSPINHVDKLKGDFLLVHGSADDNVHVQNTMQMIEALIQANKQFDWAIYPDKNHGIYGGNTRLHLYTKMTNFIKENL
- a CDS encoding TPM domain-containing protein; its protein translation is MHKLTNILLVLSLAIGQMVVAQRDIPEKPSGADNQKPVFDYAEILSDAEEAQLNTKLISYADTTSTQIVIATIESLEGEYIGLYAPKWAQEWGIGQSQEDNGLFILLSESDRKIWITTGYGLEEYMTDYRTKEIIDKIIIPEFKSGSYYRGLDKGTTAIFQVLDGTFKGTRQSNSNDGLPMGVILFIIFIIIFIALASKRGGKGGGSGTRRAGDSLLDVIILSSMGRGSFGGGGGFGGSSGGGFGGGGFGGGFGGGGFGGGGAGGGW
- a CDS encoding class I SAM-dependent methyltransferase, which produces MSSKTNYLEINRTSWNARTTHHITSEFYDVKGFLEGNTSLKSIELELLGDVKGKSILHLQCHFGQDTISLARLGAECTGVDLSDKAIEAAEQLADKANIEASFICSDVYDLPNNLESKFDIVYTSYGVIGWLPDLDAWARVISKFLKPSGKLVFVEFHPVVWMFDDDFKHINYSYFNKGEIVETETGTYAQKDADITNDYVCWNHSMSEVVNSLIKNGLQISTLNEYDYSPYNCFNNTVEFVSGKFRIQSLEEKIPMVFAIKATKI
- a CDS encoding TPM domain-containing protein produces the protein MSKVEDFLTKNDEAEIVEAIRVAEKQTSGEIRVHLEKTYDGDHFDRALELFHQLKMDNTKQENGVLIYVAVEDKSFVIYGDKGINDVVPNNFWESTRDAMQAEFKKGDFKQGLINGVLSAGQQLQAHFPWDADDVNELSDEISKS
- a CDS encoding LemA family protein, encoding MKKWLIPVIIIVVLGFVIYNMTVGFNNNAVEMREDAKTAWSNVESSYQRRNDLIGNLVKTVQGAADFERTTLTEVIEARAKATSVNIDANNLTPEAISNFQQAQSGLSGALSRLLVTVERYPDLKANQNFLNLQSQLEGTENRINVARDRYNAQVGEYEKYTNKFPNSIFAGWFGFEEMTRYEADAGSENAPDVDFDFN
- the der gene encoding ribosome biogenesis GTPase Der — protein: MSAIVAIVGRPNVGKSTFFNRMIQRREAITDAISGVTRDRHYGKADWNGKEFTLIDTGGYVVGSDDIFEQEIDKQVELAIDEADVILFMVDVTSGITGMDEDVAKLLRRSNKPMMLVVNKVDNAERHADAVEFYNLGLGEYHAIGSMNGAGTGDLLDELVKILPEKEEREEDSLPRFAVVGRPNAGKSSFINALIGEDRYIVTDIAGTTRDSIDTKYNRFGFEFNLVDTAGIRRKTKVKEDLEFYSVMRSVRAIEHADVCLLVMDATRGFDNQVQNIFWLAERNRKGIVILVNKWDLVEKDHKSVKEFTKHIHEQIAPFTDVPIIFISALTKQRIFKAIETAVEVYEARNQKIKTSKLNDLMLPIIENQPPPATKGKYIKIKYCMQLPTPQPQFAFFANLPQYIKEPYKRFIENKFRENFDFSGVPISIYFRKK